A DNA window from Purpureocillium takamizusanense chromosome 9, complete sequence contains the following coding sequences:
- the srk1 gene encoding MAPK-activated protein kinase Srk1 (EggNog:ENOG503NUAK~COG:T) — MSTIQQLKNFIRHGKQARVANINEEPPRKEDAPQAPHPVQDRNMHASEPAYGHAQQPQEPLDAYSQGPGDAHNRAVQAGFAAAHHVEHAQPAAAAANATKTKRVDEAELKQLVAEENASRAKFPRYPGLERWELIEKMGDGAFSNVYRARDLQGGFGEVAIKVVRKYEMNSMQGNKHLHPDFKKIPKAAERSNILKEVQIMRQLDHPNIVKLVEFSESKQYYYIVLELAPGGELFHQIVRLTYFSEELSRHVIVKVAKALEYLHEEKGVVHRDIKPENILFNPIPFVPSKVPKPKQPGDEDKVDEGEFVLGQGAGGIGEIKIADFGLSKIVWETQTMTPCGTVGYTAPEIVKDERYSKSVDMWALGCVLYTLLCGFPPFYDESIEVLTEKVAKGQYTFLSPWWDDISQSAKDLITHLLCVDPDKRYTIREFLAHPWIRASGPTPRDEKKKSDILRAFDQSKFEEPGKRYDFRSPAAVNLREVFDVSYAVHRQEEEVKRRQQVGARAGGAQPLAGLDEEEEDEDRMQVDQDGAHKPNAATQALEQSMRKANLRDQEQARGREQVRANEKGYGQHSATVTAAARQQVRDRNRQKGPFELNLDNATLLGKRGKKVPAMGA; from the exons atgtcgaCCATACAGCAGCTCAAGAACTTTATTCGCCATG GTAAACAAGCCCGCGTCGCCAACATCAACGAGGAACCCCCGCGCAAAGAGGACGCCCCGCAAGCACCGCATCCCGTCCAGGACAGGAACATGCACGCCTCGGAGCCCGCATACGGCCatgcgcagcagccgcaggagCCGCTCGACGCTTACTCGCAAGGCCCCGGCGATGCCCACAACCGCGCCGTGCAGGCcggcttcgccgccgcccaccacgtcgagcacgctcaacccgccgctgccgccgccaatgcgaccaagacgaagcgcgtcgatgaggccgagctgaagcagctcgtcgccgaagaAAATGCAAGCAGAGCAAAGTTCCCTCGGTATCCTGGCCTCGAGCGCTGGGAGCTGATCGAGAagatgggcgacggcgccttcAGCAACGTCTACCGAGCCCGCGACCTGCAAGGCGGATTTGGCGAAGTTGCCATCAAGGTCGTGCGCAAGTACGAGATGAACAGCATGCAG GGAAACAAGCATTTACATCCGGACTTCAAGAAGATTCCGAAAGCAGCAGAG CGTTCCAACATCCTCAAAGAGGTCCAGATTATGCGACAACTGGATCACCCGAACAtcgtcaagctcgtcgagtTCTCCGAGTCGAAGCAATATTACTACATAGTGCTTGAgctcgcccccggcggcgaacTGTTCCATCAGATCGTCCGTCTGACATATTTTAGCGAAGAGCTGTCACGGCATGTCATTGTCAAGGTGGCCAAGGCTCTGGAGTACCTGCATGAGGAAAAGGGCGTCGTTCATCG CGATATCAAACCTGAAAACATTCTCTTCAACCCGATACCGTTTGTCCCGTCCAAGGTGCCGAAACCCAAGCagccgggcgacgaggacaaggtcgacgagggcgagttcgtcctcggccaaggcgccgGCGGTATTGGCGAAATTAAGATTGCCGACTTTGGCCTGTCCAAGATTGTGTGGGAAACGCAGACTATGACCCCATGCGGTACGGTCGGATACACGGCACCCGAAATCGTCAAGGATGAGCGGTATTCTAAGTCTGTCGACATGTGGGCGCTGGGCTGCGTCCTGTACACTTTGTTATGCGGCTTCCCTCCCTTCTACGACGAGAGCATCGAAGTCCTCACGGAAAAGGTGGCCAAGGGGCAGTACACCTTTTTGTCTCCGTGGTGGGACGACATCTCCCAATCGGCCAAGGACCTCATCACGCATCTGTTGTGCGTCGACCCAGACAAGCGGTACACCATCAGGGAGTTTCTTGCCCACCCTTGGATCCGCGCGAGTGGACCCACGCCtcgcgacgagaagaagaaatCCGACATCCTTCGGGCTTTCGACCAGAGCAAGTTTGAGGAACCGGGCAAGCGCTACGATTTCCGATCACCAGCCGCCGTCAACCTGCGCGAGGTCTTCGATGTCAGCTACGCGGTCCACCGGCAAGAAGAGGAGGTCAAGAGGCGACAACAGGTGGGCGcccgggctggcggcgctcagccgcttgccggcctcgatgaggaggaagaagacgaggatcGCATGCAGGTCGACCAGGACGGCGCTCATAAGCCCAACGCGGCGACTCAGGCGCTGGAGCAGAGCATGCGTAAGGCCAATCTGCGAGACCAGGAGCAGGCCCGAGGACGCGAGCAGGTCCGCGCCAACGAAAAGGGCTACGGTCAACACTCGGCTACGGtgacggctgcggcgcgtcAGCAGGTGAGGGACCGCAACCGACAAAAGGGGCCGTTCGAGCTGAATCTCGACAACGCGACGCTCCTAGGCAAGCGGGGCAAGAAGGTGCCCGCGATGGGTGCATAG
- a CDS encoding uncharacterized protein (SECRETED:SignalP(1-19~SECRETED:cutsite=ANA-GL~SECRETED:prob=0.7379)) encodes MRRALFALLAAYSAATANAGLTLIRGRCYADGCMVALPVTGKADIKPCRSDYPCQHFGVDECAFIQGQDMSMCNAEGIRLLQEKLNFLEAPVPCQERGEVRDVSPRPTDRVRSPSPHVKVEDQHVKIEDQFRHIKIEDTS; translated from the exons ATGAGGCGTGCACTCTtcgctctcctcgccgcctatagcgcggcgacggcaaacGCTGGCTTGACACTCATCAGGGGC AGGTGCTACGCGGACGGGTGCATGGTCGCGTTACCCGTCACAGGGAAAGCTGATATAAAGCCCTGCCGGAGCGACTATCCG TGCCAACACTTCGGTGTGGATGAATGCGCGTTCATCCAGGGACAGGACATGTCCATGTGCAACGCCGAGGGAATCAGGCTGCTCCAAGAAAAGCTCAACTTCCTGGAGGCGCCGGTCCCCTGCCAGGAACGCGGCGAGGTCAGGGATGTGTCCCCTAGGCCCACCGACAGGGTCAGGAGTCCTTCTCCGcacgtcaaggtcgaggaccAGCACGTCAAGATCGAAGATCAGTTCAGGCACATCAAGATCGAGGATACGTCCTAA
- a CDS encoding Monoamine oxidase (EggNog:ENOG503NYHX~COG:Q) gives MAAVHEMAYRPRGVPSRQAATSAEVIVVGGGLSGLAAAYELQQAGASCLLFERRGRIGGQFSTEDSSFSDAQVRVLELARSLGLDIQRHVVGGRDAVEGLGASRADGTPRLSEQDMRSYTRVVENIEELSQRVDVNHPAQMLPNYGSMSAHELVVSHGATPSVQTLANVWTHALFGLSAREVGALSFLLHCKCSGGLMQAVKGLGSGGSPRWRLGGSGGSGAEQQLCEELAARLRPGTVRLEQAVERVDQTSDNRCIVSTQSGGVFQCAKVVLASAAAQCRDVELAPSLSEDKQWLACAPSGFLAAVRLSYEQPWWQEQGLSGWGMGVDGPVCVVRDTSRDEEEEGYSLTCIVAGEPGRELWRWEAADRQACIAKHVESIFGCEAPAPLTVVELEPRATTMAVPVAGLRALENDQWRPEGNVFFAGAETGFVWRGHAEGALAAGSRVADEVIRAICPSSDELLSRL, from the exons ATGGCCGCTGTTCATGAAATGGCCTACCGGCCGCGAGGTGTTCCCTCCCGCCAGGCGGCGACATCGGCAgaggtcatcgtcgtcggcggcggtctcagcggcctggccgccgcctacgagctgcagcaggccggcgcgTCGTGCCTGCTTTTCGAGCGTCGAGGTCGGATTGGAGGCCAGTTTTCTACCGAGGACAGCAGCTTCAGCGACGCCCAAGTGCGCGTCCTGGAGCTCGCCCGCAGCCTGGGGCTCGATATCCAGCGTCACGTCGTCGGTGGACGTGACGCCGTGGAAGGGCTGGGAGCCTCACGTGCCGACGGCACGCCTCGC CTCAGCGAACAGGATATGCGTTCGTACACCCGCGTTGTGGAAAACATCGAGGAGCTCAGCCAGCGCGTTGACGTGAACCACCCGGCGCAGATGCTCCCCAACTACGGCTCCATGTCGGCCCACGAGCTCGTCGTTTCACACGGCGCGACGCCTTCCGTCCAGACGCTTGCCAACGTGTGGACCCATGCCCTCTTTGGCCTCTCGGCGCGCGAGGTTGGCGCTCTGTCCTTCCTGCTGCACTGCAAGTGCTCGGGCGGCCTCATGCAGGCCGTCAAGGGCCTCggtagcggcggcagcccgaGGTGGCGCCTtgggggcagcggcggctctggAGCTGAGCAACAGCTATGCGAGGAGCTTGCAGCGAGGCTTCGCCCGGGTACAGTCCGTCTGGAGCAGGCTGTTGAGCGGGTAGACCAGACTTCCGACAACCGGTGCATCGTATCGACGCAGTCGGGCGGTGTGTTTCAGTGCGCCAAGGTTGTGCtcgcgagcgccgcggcgcagtgccgagacgtcgagctcgcgccgTCACTGAGCGAGGACAAGCAGTGGttggcctgcgcgccgtccggcttcctcgccgcggtACGTCTCTCGTACGAGCAGCCGTGGTGGCAGGAGCAGGGGCTCTCGGGCTGGGGCATGGGCGTCGATGGCCCGGTCTGCGTGGTCAGAGACACGTCgcgcgacgaagaggaggagggctACTCGCTGACGTGcatcgtcgcgggcgagccgggGAGGGAGCTCTGGCGCTGGGAGGCGGCTGACCGGCAGGCCTGCATCGCCAAGCACGTCGAGAGCATATTCGGTTGCGAGGCGCCTGCACCACTCACTGtggtcgagctcgagccgcGGGCGACCACCATGGCTGTCCCTGTTGCCGGCCTGCGCGCTCTGGAGAATGACCAGTGGCGGCCCGAAGGCAACGTTTTCTTCGCCGGCGCTGAGACGGGCTTTGTGTGGAGGGGTCATGCCGAGGGGGCTCTTGCGGCTGGCTCACGAGTAGCTGATGAGGTTATCCGTGCCATCTGCCCGTCCTCGGATGAGCTTTTGTCGAGGCTCTAG
- a CDS encoding uncharacterized protein (SECRETED:SignalP(1-16~SECRETED:cutsite=CAA-LP~SECRETED:prob=0.4948)~EggNog:ENOG503NUDY~COG:G), translated as MKLSTSQLLLAGMCAALPHYDSPRQRLLNGLDIPDKFLGKASKAGTGNSRPYTPGHRDPYDSRIDPIGDDLDPRPWRNGHGASVLGPYNRDRARQSPDMIRPPSTDHGNVANMRWSFTDSHTRIEEGGWTRQTTVRELPTSVELAGVNMRLDSGVIRELHWHKEAEWAYVLDGEVRVTALDYEGGNFIDDLKKGDLWYFPSGVPHSLQGLGENGTEFLLIFDDGHFSEESTFILTDWLAHTPRSVIAENFHLSPEVFKHLPAGEKYIFQGSKPGPIDEERPTGKHVKKSKYNFTHRMLDQEPKKTSGGEVRIADSTNFPISKTVAAAHAVIEPGALREMHWHPMADEWSFFIRGRARVTIFAAEGNARTFDYMPGDVGIVPKNMGHFVENIGDEPVEMLEIFRSDQFRDFSLFQWMGETPQRMVLDHLFADDKEAGEKFWKEVQDAKKDEITKP; from the exons ATGAAGCTCTCGACGAGCCAATTGCTCCTGGCCGGCATgtgcgccgcgctgccgcacTACGACAGCCCGCGCCAACGCCTCCTCAACGGCCTCGACATCCCCGACAAGTTCCTCGGCAAGGCCAGCAAGGCCGGCACTGGCAATAGCCGCCCGTATACGCCGGGCCACCGCGACCCCTATGACTCCCGGATCGACCCCatcggcgacgacctcgacccgcggccctggcgcaacggccacggcgcctcCGTCCTGGGCCCTTACAACCGcgaccgcgcgcgccagAGCCCCGACATgatccgcccgcccagcaccGACCACGGCAACGTCGCCAACATGCGCTGGAGCTTTACCGACTCGCACACGCGCATCGAG GAGGGCGGCTGGACCCGCCAGACCACGGTCCGCGAGCTGCCCACGAgcgtcgagctggccggcgtcAACATGCGACTCGACAGCGGCGTCATCCGCGAGCTGCACTGGCACAAGGAGGCCGAGTGGGCctacgtcctcgacggcgaggtccgCGTCACGGCCCTCGACTACGAGGGCGGCAacttcatcgacgacctgAAGAAGGGCGACCTGTGGTACTTCCCCAGCGGCGTCCCTCACTCCCTGCAGGGCCTGGGCGAGAACGGCACCGAGTTCCTGCTCATCTTTGACGACGGCCACTTTTCCGAGGAGTCGACCTTTATCCTGACCGACTGGCTGG CCCACACCCCCAGGTCGGTCATCGCCGAAAACTTCCACCTCAGCCCCGAGGTCTTCAAGCACCTCCCCGCGGGCGAAAAGTACATCTTCCAGGGCTCCAAGCCCGGCcccatcgacgaggagcgcccGACGGGCAAGCACGTCAAGAAGAGCAAGTACAACTTCACGCACCGCATGCTCGACCAGGAGCCCAAGaagacgagcggcggcgaggtgcgcaTCGCCGACTCCACCAACTTCCCCATCTCCAAGACGGTCGCGGCCGCGCACGCCGTCATCGAGCCGGGCGCCCTGCGCGAGATGCACTGGCACCCCATGGCCGACGAGTGGTCCTTCTTcatccgcggccgcgcccgcgtcaccatcttcgccgccgagggcaacgCCCGCACCTTTGACTACATGCCCGGCGACGTGGGCATCGTCCCCAAGAACATGGGCCACTTTGTCGAGAACATTGGCGATGAGCCCGTCGAGATGCTCGAGATCTTCCGCTCCGACCAGTTCCGCGACTTTTCCCTCTTCCAGTGGATGGGCGAGACCCCCCAGCGCATGGTCCTCGACCACCTCTTTGCCGATGAcaaggaggccggcgagaaGTTTTGGAAGGAGGTCCAGGACGCCAAGAAGGACGAGATTACCAAGCCTTGA
- a CDS encoding uncharacterized protein (EggNog:ENOG503PG1H), with amino-acid sequence MSRPMLRTAGMASYARPSCLRAAAHNTQPTAAAATAAPRLHHGYRRPVTAPGSRRHQQRHRPWQFRQAAFHSTKRASPTNKQSLVGETETLPEVDRAAALERLLEAHRAQNRLEEVEETLADEQLKRDTPWGLAVYRTCYDDDAAWRAMREALEAGVQESKTCYVDNGLFERHQFVFMDDRARFDGATAYEIRDHFDAWAREELARHWAVQPVTETQRRAIDKLISCKGTRYNVCMVVDDVSLLSLSNKKTSFGPLVMLVDRERLGTPVVEVPKSEDDQHPDYADGWMYDHNEGYNGWIYRRTFEYVDDYNILSDWNNWQEDWMFAYPSWVYGQMRLERSPAFWRDEIAAERAKAAAKGQHL; translated from the coding sequence ATGTCTCGGCCCATGCTTCGCACCGCCGGGATGGCGTCATacgcccgcccgtcgtgTTTACGCGCCGCGGCACACAATACGCAACCAACCgcggcagccgccaccgccgcaccgcGTCTTCACCATGGCTATCGCCGGCCAGTAACTGCTCCCGGCTCCCGGCGTCATCAGCAACGCCACCGTCCCTGGCAGTTCCGTCAAGCAGCGTTCCACTCGACGAAGCGAGCGTCGCCAACAAACAAGCAATCGCTCGTTGGGGAGACGGAGACCCTCCCCGAGGTCGacagagcggcggcgcttgagAGGCTTCTCGAGGCCCACCGAGCGCAGAaccgcctcgaggaggtcgaagagacgctcgccgacgagcagctgaAGCGCGACACGCCGTGGGGGCTCGCCGTGTACCGCACGTgctacgacgacgatgccgcgtGGCGGGCTatgcgcgaggccctcgaggcgggcgtgcaggAAAGCAAGACATGTTACGTCGACAACGGGCTCTTCGAGCGCCATCAATTCGTCTTCATGGACGACAGGGCGCGCTTTgacggcgccaccgcctATGAGATCCGAGACCACTTCGACGCgtgggcgagggaggagcTGGCGAGGCACTGGGCCGTACAGCCCGTGACGGAGACGCAGCGCCGGGCCATCGACAAGCTTATAAGCTGTAAGGGAACACGCTATAACGTGTgcatggtggtggacgacgtGAGCCTCCTGTCGCTCAGCAACAAGAAGACGAGCTTCGGGCCCCTAGTCATGTTGGTCGACAGGGAACGACTCGGAACGCCCGTGGTCGAGGTACCGAAGAGCGAAGACGACCAGCACCCAGACTACGCGGACGGGTGGATGTACGATCACAACGAGGGGTACAACGGGTGGATCTACCGCCGGACGTTCGAGTACGTCGACGATTACAACATATTGAGTGACTGGAACAACTGGCAGGAGGACTGGATGTTTGCGTATCCGTCGTGGGTCTACGGCCAGATGCGTCTGGAGAGGTCGCCAGCGTTTTGGAGGGACGAGATTGCCGCAGAAAGGGCCaaagccgccgccaagggccAACACTTGTAG
- a CDS encoding uncharacterized protein (TransMembrane:8 (i142-164o176-196i216-234o254-271i373-392o398-416i428-447o453-472i)~EggNog:ENOG503NVZY~COG:P) encodes MKKVANIRAGLVEAYRTDPNLNRARGWVGPIARRLPSATAEYLVEKLPVASWLPHYDYKWLVRDVIAGITVGVMLIPQGLAYAKIATIPVEHGLYSSWIPSALYFFLGTSKELSVGPTSILGLLTAEAVADISKEGYAPADIASAISFMVGVYALAIGLLKLGFLFDFVSGPVLSGWISAVALVIGLGQVGSLVGLKTGSGTAQIIRDVLGHLGSIKPLTLAMGFTGLAVLYALEKMGTSTWGKKNKWIKFISTSRAVIVLFVYTLISWLVNRNLDAKSYKWDLAQPHTHGILAPRAHDNELLSKVFARSFAPLIAMSVEHLGVGKAFGLRSNYKIDQSQELFYLGVENIVNSFFGSMTTGAAMSRTAVNNSCGVHSPVNFLFTAGWILLTLYELSGVLYWIPKATLSAIIIMAVVHLISPPRLFYRYWRMSFIDFVASQVGFWVTLFTSTEIGLAASVGFSIVYTLLRLAFPRWIGLSHMETENANWTVPNHAPAASSVDVPADAYMVRFTEDVLFANAERVKSSIVESVKVHYEPATTDPATTGAGALPERRWNSYAGKTIGRVRKRKGITPLHGDVCPLRHVVLDFGMVSFIDITGVLTLIELKTELRRYVGKDLQFRFVNMADPVRERFTRSQWELAKAGEERTEEADVLYPTLEMALHHHGDDKLELVKEKTMEV; translated from the exons ATGAAAAAGGTCGCGAACATCCgggcgggcctcgtcgaggcgtaCCGGACCGACCCGAACCTCAACAGGGCGCGAGGCTGGGTCGGACCCATCGCGCGTCGCCtgccgtcggccacggccgagtatctcgtcgagaagctgcccGTCGCGAGCTGGCTGCCGCACTACGACTACAAGTGGCTGGTGCGGGATGTGATTGCCGGCATCACGGTGGGCGTGATGCTCATCCCGCAGGGGCTGGCGTATGCGAAGATTGCGACCATccccgtcgagcacggcctGTACTCGAGTTGGATCCCCTCGGCGCTGTACTTTTTCCTGGGGACGTCCAAGG AGCTGTCCGTCGGCCCGACGAGtatcctcggcctgctcacggcagaggccgtcgccgacatctcCAAGGAAGGCTATGCCCCTGCCGACATCGCGTCCGCCATCTCCTTCATGGTGGGCGTGTACGCGCTCGCCATCGGCCTGCTCAAGCTGGGCTTCCTGTTCGACTTTGTGTCGGGCCCGGTGCTCTCGGGCTGGAtctcggcggtggcgctcgtcatcggcctcgggcaggtGGGCTCGCTGGTCGGGCTCAAGACGGGGTCCGGGACGGCGCAAATCATCCGCGACGTGCTGGGCCACCTGGGGAGCATCAAGCCCCTGACGCTGGCCATGGGCTTCACGGGCCTCGCGGTGCTGTACGCGCTGGAGAAGATGGGCACGTCGACGTGgggcaagaagaacaagTGGATCAAGTTCATCAGCACGagccgcgccgtcatcgtgctCTTCGTCTACACGCTCATCTCGTGGCTCGTGAACCgcaacctcgacgccaagTCGTACAAGTGGGATCTGGCGCAGCCGCACACGCACGGCATCCtggccccgcgcgcgcacgacaaCGAGCTGCTGTCCAAGGTGTTTGCGCGCTCCTTTGCGCCCCTCATCGCCATGAgcgtcgagcacctcggcgtcggcaaggcgTTTGGCCTGCGCAGCAACTACAAGATCGACCAGAGCCAGGAGCTCTTCTATCTCGGCGTGGAGAACATTGTCAACAGCTTCTTCGGTtccatgacgacgggcgccgccatgtcgcgcACCGCCGTCAACAACTCGTGCGGCGTGCACTCGCCCGTCAACTTTCTCTTCACCGCGGGCTGGATCCTGCTGACCCTCTACGAGCTGAGCGGCGTGCTGTACTGGATCCCCAAGGCCACGCTGTCCGCCATCATT ATCATGGCGGTTGTACACTTGATTTCTCCGCCGCGCCTCTTCTACCGCTACTGGCGCATGAGCTTCATCGACTTTGTCGCCTCGCAGGTCGGCTTCTGGGTGACGCTCTTCACGTCGACGGAGAttggcctcgccgcgtcggTGGGCTTCAGCATCGTGTAcacgctgctgcggctggcgtTCCCGCGCTGGATCGGCCTGTCGCACATGGAGACGGAGAACGCGAACTGGACGGTGCCCAACcacgcgccggcggcgtcgagcgtcgacgtgcccgcGGACGCGTACATGGTGCGCTTCACCGAGGACGTGCTCTTCGCCAACGCGGAGCGCGTCAAGTCGTCCATTGTCGAGTCGGTCAAGGTGCACTAcgagccggcgacgacggacccggcgacgacgggggcgggggcgctGCCGGAGCGGCGGTGGAACTCGTACGCCGGCAAGACGATCGGCCGGGTgcgcaagcgcaagggcATCACGCCGCTGCACGGCGACGTGTGCCCGCTGCGCCACGTGGTGCTCGACTTTGGCATGGTGTCCTTTATCGACATCACAGGCGTGCTGACGCTCATCGAGCTCAAgacggagctgcgccgcTACGTCGGCAAGGACCTGCAGTTCCGGTTCGTCAACATGGCGGACCCGGTGCGCGAGCGGTTCACGCGCTCGCAGtgggagctggccaaggcgggcgaggagcgcaccgaggaggccgacgtcTTGTATCCGACGCTGGAGATGGCGCTGCACCatcacggcgacgacaagctggagctggtcAAGGAGAAGACGATGGAAGTCTAG
- a CDS encoding uncharacterized protein (COG:S~TransMembrane:6 (i59-79o113-131i143-167o179-200i240-259o265-284i)~EggNog:ENOG503P0NS), producing MTSSYGTAAPPVAAGNGHGNGVVGDEEAPLLGGRHGRKPISKSVLVRWRKQLRAEVSRSWADLVLLLCYIVTGLLDSASTQVWGAFVSMQTGNTVYVGLGLASLAYPPTSPRLYKSGVSLLSFCVGSFFFARFHRFFSPKRRWVLCVSFGAQALFTVAAACIVTFAPGPSSGGDKDDSVVDWTVLVPLALVAFQSCGQAVTSRALKYNALTSVVLTSIYCDLFSDQDLFALHNVERNRRAAAPLLLLLGAVAGGVFSHSPVGIGGALWTAAAIKASMVVMWFFWPAEPEEDES from the exons ATGACCTCCAGCtacggcaccgccgcgccgcccgtggccgccggcaacggccacggcaacggcgtcgtcggcgacgaagaggcgccgctcctcggcgggcgccacggccgcaaGCCCATCTCCAAGTCGGTCCTCGTCCGCTGGCGCAAGCAGCTCCGCGCCGAGGTGTCGCGCTCCTGGGCCGacctcgtcctgctgctgtgctaCATCGTCACCGGCCTGCTCGACAGCGCCTCGACGCAGGTCTGGGGCGCTTTTGTCTCCATGCAGACGG GAAACACCGTCTACGTCGGTCTCGGTCTCGCCTCTCTCGCCTACCCGCCCACGAGCCCCCGCCTCTACAAGTCGGGCGTCTCCCTGCTCTCCTTCTGCGTcggctccttcttcttcgcccgATTCCAccgcttcttctcgcccaAGCGCCGCTGGGTCCTGTGCGTCTCCTTCGGCGCCCAGGCCCtcttcaccgtcgccgccgcctgcatcGTCACCTTTGCGCCCGGCccctcgtcgggcggcgacaaggacgacagcgtcgtcgactggACCGTCCTGGtgcccctcgccctcgttgcCTTCCAGAGCTGCGGCCAGGCCGTCACCAGCCGCGCCCTCAAGTACAACGCCCTCACCAGCGTCGTCCTCACCAGCATCTACTGCGACCTCTTCTCCGACCAGGACCTCTTCGCCCTGCACAACGTCGAGCGcaaccgccgcgccgccgcgcccctgctgctgctgctcggcgccgtcgccggcggcgtcttctCCCACAGCCCCGTCGGCATCGGTGGCGCCCTgtggaccgccgccgccatcaaggcgTCCATGGTGGTCATGTGGTTCTTTTggcccgccgagcccgaggaggacgaatCCTGA
- a CDS encoding Exo-alpha-sialidase (SECRETED:SignalP(1-32~SECRETED:cutsite=ASA-KV~SECRETED:prob=0.7036)~CAZy:GH33~EggNog:ENOG503PAE9~COG:G) has translation MAVTSSSSSSSFKHWLGALLLAVLSFSHVASAKVDDPAKSTAPYHKGFALFRSSNMANADKLASGIGFHSFRIPSVVTTGTGRILAFAEGRRHDNRDFGDINLVYKRTKTTTNNGADPSDWEGLKEVVGSGDGTWGNPTAVVDGTTIYLFLSWNGGAYSQRGGPDDKLPNGKRTKPIDSTWEGRRHVFLTESRDDGATWSKPVDMTKQLTPEGKAWDAVGPGNGIVLTSGEIVIPADGRNIIGRGTPDKRTWTHQSLKGAGSEGTVAQTPDGKLYRNDRSPKEAGYRKVARGTLTSFSGFALDKGLPDPGCEGATLFYNPKEPKAPSRVVFLNSADKTRRLFMRVRISYDDDAAKWTYGRSLSDAPIAGVGNEGGYSSMTKTKDWKIGALVETDFYQTHGTKDDHRAIVWRRWNLSWVLHGAKN, from the coding sequence atggcggtcacgtcgtcgtcgtcgtcgtcgtcgttcaaGCACTGGCTCGGAGCGCTGCTCCTGGCCGTCCTCTCCTTTAGCCATGTCGCATCAGCCAAggtcgacgacccggccaaGAGCACGGCGCCGTATCACAAGGGCTTCGCGCTCTTCCGCAGCTCCAACATGGCCAAcgccgacaagctcgccAGCGGCATCGGGTTCCACTCGTTCCGCATCCCCagcgtcgtcaccaccggcACGGGCCGcatcctcgccttcgccgagggccgccgccacgacaacCGCGACTTTGGCGACATCAACCTCGTGTACAAGCgcaccaagacgacgaccaaCAATGGCGCCGACCCCTCCGACTGGGAGGGCCTCAAGGAGGTGGTCGGCTCGGGCGACGGCACCTGGGGCAACCCGACGGCCGTGGTggacggcaccaccatcTACCTGTTCCTCAGCTGGAACGGCGGCGCGTACAGCCAGAGGGGCGGGCCCGACGACAAGCTCCCCAACGGCAAGCGCACCAAGCCCATCGACTCGACGTGGgagggccggcggcacgTGTTCCTCACGGAGagccgcgacgacggcgcgacgtggtccaagcccgtcgacatGACCAAGCAGCTCACGCCCGAGGGCAAGGCGTGGGACGCCGTCGGCCCGGGTAACGGCATCGTGCTCACGTCGGGCGAAATCGTCATCCCCGCCGACGGACGCAACATCATCGGGCGCGGCACCCCGGACAAGCGCACGTGGACGCACCAGAGCCTCAAGGGCGCCGGCTCCGAGGGCACCGTCGCGCAGACCCCCGACGGGAAGCTGTACCGCAACGACCGGTCGCCCAAGGAGGCCGGGTACCGCAAGGTGGCGCGCGGGACGCTGACGTCCTTTTCGGGCTTCGCGCTCGACAAGGGGCTTCCGGACCCAGGGTGCGAGGGCGCCACGCTCTTCTACAACCCCAAGGAGCCCaaggcgccgtcgcgcgtcgtcttcctcaacTCGGCGGACAAGACACGGCGCCTCTTCATGCGCGTGCGCATCAgctacgacgacgatgccgccaagTGGACGTACGGCCGCTCCCTGAGCGATGCGCCCATCGCGGGTGTCGGCAACGAGGGCGGCTACTCGAGCATgaccaagaccaaggacTGGAAGATtggcgcgctcgtcgagaCCGACTTTTACCAGACTCACGGCACCAAGGACGATCATCGCGCCATCGTCTGGCGTCGCTGGAACCTGTCCTGGGTTTTGCATGGCGCGAAAAACTAA